A region from the Lolium perenne isolate Kyuss_39 chromosome 4, Kyuss_2.0, whole genome shotgun sequence genome encodes:
- the LOC127294733 gene encoding uncharacterized protein — translation MPPHFFSLSFAVAEVKPSPAPARLPAPCRHLPGPSQGVNGVSGHGRLWLGLFVIAAAAAFLSRSEVVASVLLKFFRSCRSRCCCVPLPAPPKMAFNLLSEIHSDSNQWTIRVLVSRMWHYRGGTDVGAIQHTDLVLLDIEGNHMYGQLPPATSERLKDVLEEGKVFVIRKFMCAQSKTAFRPVESPFMVQFTRYTTVEEVPGLADTYPFCTYTLTAFSDIPDPIGRPARFIDVIGKIDMVSDIVPIQSMYQTTASNTRTIILKDIMGKELRLVLWGDRALKFDAEAVRAMGEKEPVIAIFVGTLSKTSHGVKSLSGGSACRWYIDEDIPDINMFRERLGPQFVPLAAYVPIGPGAIIPRVFEAPIEKTTEALNDADPFVDMEKKFICTVTVDRLGPDQRWWFASCSVCRKSARHDGYQFQCSGKDCTSVDAGLAYCISFFAADATGETEFVMFEKVAAGAVGKQLLPLMRQRYPGHTTVGQLAQVAKRDTTIPLEIERLVGQKYRLLVSISKRWNSGNSENLRFQVCRIEETYKPQLPPLSLSESHGDQSSSSGSGPRIPPLGANFSQITRGANATPPPRGPVTLAKGASTPKRGARRSLFPSPSKDRSQVDKDSALAADGVLAPGEETATESLVQTASDDAIAVGGDKDDQTVVPKPKRNTNSTKSGGLAKKPKL, via the exons ATGCCGCCTcacttcttctccctctccttCGCCGTCGCCGAGGTGAAACCGTCGCCTGCTCCCGCTCGTCTGCCCGCTCCGTGCCGTCACCTGCCCGGTCCGTCACAAGGGGTCAATGGGGTTTCAGGTCATGGGCGTCTATGGTTAGG CTTGTTTgtcattgctgctgctgctgcgttcCTCTCACGGTCTGAG GTTGTTGCCTCCGTGCTGCTGAAGTTCTTCCGCTCGTGCAGGTCTCGGTGCTGCTGTGTTCCGCTTCCCGCGCCACCCAAG ATGGCGTTCAACCTGCTTTCTGAGATCCATAGTGATAGCAACCAGTGGACAATCCGTGTTCTTGTTTCTCGCATGTGGCATTATCGTGGAGGGACTGATGTAGGTGCTATTCAGCACACTGATCTGGTTCTGCTTGACATAGAG gGAAACCATATGTACGGCCAGCTCCCTCCAGCCACGTCAGAACGGCTAAAGGATGTGCTGGAGGAAGGAAAGGTCTTTGTTATAAGGAAATTCATGTGTGCTCAGTCAAAGACGGCCTTCAGGCCCGTCGAGAGCCCATTTATGGTTCAGTTCACAAGGTATACCACAGTTGAAGAGGTGCCGGGCTTGGCAGATACCTACCCATTCTGCACATACACCCTAACTGCGTTTTCGGATATCCCAGATCCAATTGGCCGTCCTGCGCGCTTCATTG ATGTCATTGGAAAGATCGACATGGTTTCTGACATAGTCCCTATTCAGTCCATGTACCAAACAACTGCTTCTAACACCAGGACTATTATATTGAAGGACATCAT GGGCAAGGAGCTTAGGCTTGTTCTCTGGGGTGATCGTGCGCTCAAGTTTGATGCGGAAGCAGTTCGTGCCATGGGTGAGAAAGAGCCTGTCATTGCTATCTTTGTGGGAACACTATCAAAGACTTCTCATG GTGTTAAAAGCTTAAGCGGTGGTTCTGCCTGTCGCTGGTACATTGATGAGGACATACCTGATATTAATATGTTCCGTGAAAG GCTTGGACCGCAGTTTGTTCCTTTGGCTGCCTATGTTCCTATAGGGCCAGGTGCCATCATACCTCGTGTGTTCGAGGCTCCTATTGAGAAGACCACAGAAGCGCTAAACGATGCTGATCCTTTCGTTGATATG GAGAAAAAATTCATCTGCACTGTCACTGTTGATAGGCTTGGTCCTGACCAGCGTTGGTGGTTTGCTTCGTGTTCCGTCTGCCGTAAATCTGCTAGGCATGACGGATATCAGTTCCAGTGCTCTGGCAAAGACTGCACTTCTGTTGATGCTGGCTTAGC GTACTGTATATCTTTCTTTGCGGCTGATGCCACAGGTGAAACTGAGTTTGTGATGTTTGAGAAGGTTGCGGCAGGAGCGGTTGGCAAGCAGCTACTACCCTTGATGCGGCAGAGATACCCAGGCCATACCACAGTTGGTCAGCTAGCACAGGTTGCTAAGCGCGATACCACTATTCCGTTGGAGATTGAACGTCTTGTTGGACAGAAGTACAGGCTTTTGGTTTCCATATCCAAAAGGTGGAACTCAGGCAATAGTGAGAACTTACGTTTCCAGGTCTGCAGGATTGAAGAGACTTATAAGCCTCAGTTACCGCCACTTTCTCTCTCAGAATCTCATGGGGATCAGTCATCCTCCAGTGGTTCAGGCCCTAGGATCCCGCCTCTAGGCGCAAATTTTAGTCAGATCACTCGTGGTGCAAATGCAACACCCCCTCCGCGTGGGCCAGTGACTCTGGCTAAAGG GGCGTCCACTCCTAAGCGTGGCGCTAGGCGCTCTTTGTTTCCAAGCCCTTCTAAAGATAGGTCGCAGGTTGATAAGGATAGTGCCCTTGCTGCCGATGGTGTCCTTGCACCTGGCGAAGAGACG GCAACTGAGTCCCTGGTGCAGACTGCTTCTGACGATGCCATCGCTGTTGGTGGAGACAAAGATGACCAAACAGTGGTTCCTAAGCCTAAAAG GAACACCAACTCCACCAAGTCAGGTGGGTTGGCCAAGAAACCGAAGCTGTAG